Below is a window of Dietzia timorensis DNA.
CTCATTCTCCCGGTGGGAGCTCGGACCCGGCGCTGCGGTAGCGATGGCCGACGATCGGTCGATGGCACGCTTGGACCAAGCCATACTCGATACGAGGAGGGCAGCGTTCCCGCCACTGGGGCTGGACCCCGACGACCCTCGAGACTAGTGCGATCGAAATTCGAGCCAGCCCACCGTTCGGAGGAATAGACGATGGCAAACGAACCCGCCGCCGACAATGAGATCGAGGCTGCGCCCGGAAACGAACCCCCGCGCGAATCCCCTGCGAATCTCCCGCCCGAGGGTTACCGCGCGGACTGGGCGGCCGACGTTCTCGGTTCCGATGGTCGCGCCGTGCGCATCCGCCCCGTGCTCCCCTCGGACGCAGAGGAACTTCAGAGGTTCCACTCGACGCTGAGCGAGCGCACGAGATATCTGCGATATTTCGGTTCGCACAATGTCCTCGGTGACAGCGAGCTCGAGCGAATGACCCGTATCGACTACGTCAACCGTATGGCGTTCGTCGCTCTCCTCGGCAGTGAGATCATCGGCATGGCCGTGTACGAGGGCCAAGAGGGTTCGCCCATCGCCGAGGTCGCGTTCACGATCTCCGACGATCATCAAGGACGCGGGCTCGGGTCGATCTTCCTCGAGCATCTCGCCGGCGCCGCGGCCGAGAGCGGGATACGCCGCTTCGAGGCCGAGGTGCTCTCGGAGAACCGGCAGATGATTCAGGTATTCCGGCGCGCCGGATACGACGTATCTCGCAGCTTCGACGGCTCGGCGATCCACCTCGAGTTCGACATCGACCCCAGCGATGCGCTCACCTCGGTGCGGAACTCTCGGGAAGCCGCCGCGGAGGCTCGCAGCGTCGCCCGAGTCCTGAATCCGAGCTCGATCGCCGTCATCGGTGCATCCGATCAACCGAGCAAACTCGGCCATGCGGTCCTGAAGAATCTGGTCGACACGGGCTTCGAGGGGCCTGTGTATCCGGTGAACTCCGATGCCCGCTCGATCCTGTCCATCCGCGCATACCCAGCGCTGAGCGACATCCCGGACCCGGTCGACCTCGCCGTCGTCGCAGTGCCCGCCGGCTCGATGCAGCAGGTTCTCGAGGACTGCCTCGCCAAGGGCGTGTCGACACTCGTGGTGATCTCTGCCGGGTTTTCCGATGTCGGTGGGGAGGGCATCGTTTCCGAGCGCAAGCTCGTCGCCGAGGCGCGCGCGCACGGAATGCGCGTGGTGGGCCCCAACGCGCTCGGCGTCATCAATAACGATCCGTCCATCCGGCTCAACTCCACACTCGCCAACCGCATCCCGGCGCCGGGAAAAATCGGGTTCTTCTGCCAGTCCGGTGCGCTGGGCATCGCGATTCTCGATTCCGCGATGCGGAGAGGGCTCGGTTTGTCGACATTCGTCTCCGCCGGAAACCGTGCTGATCTGTCGGGCAACGACCTGCTCCAATTCTGGGACACCGAAGTCGATACCGAGGTCGTCCTGCTGTACCTCGAATCGTTCGGTAACCCACGCAAGTTCTCGCGCATCGCCCGGAGGGTGGCGCGCAATAAGCCCGTCGTCGTGGTGCACCGATCGTCCGACGCCGCTGCGGGGCAGTTCGCTGACATCTCGCCACAGGCGGCGAACGAGCTCTACAACGATATAGGCCTGATCCCGGTGACCTCGCTGCCGGAAATGTTCGACATCGCGGCGCTACTCGCATATCAGCCCCTGCCCGAGGGGCCACGATTGGCGATCGTCGCGAACTCCACCGCGGTATCCAACCTCGGCGCGGACGCCGCGGAGGGAGAAGGCCTCCAGGTCGTCAATTCGGTGGACCTCGGCGCCGCCGCCGCACCGGAAGAGTTCTCCCGTGCGGTGGCCGAAGCGGTGCAGGATGACGGCGTCGATGCAGTGCTTGCGGTGTTCGTACCTCCCGTCCAACGCAACGTCGAAGCGTACGCGGAAGCGATCCGCGAGGCGGCTCGGGAGTCGACGAAGCCGGTGGCAAGTACCTTCCTCGCCGTCGAGGGACTGCCGGAGGGGCTCACGGTCCGAGATGAGCGGGGGCAACCACTGCGCGGCTCGATTCCCTCGTACGGGTACCCCGAGCGCGCGATTTCCGCGCTGAGCCGTGCGCTTACATATCAGCGGTGGCTCTCGCGCCCCGCCGAAGAGCCCATGGAGGTGTCCGACGTGGACATCTCGAGGGCGAGGGAGCTCGTCGATTCGATCTGGACCCGCAGGGCCGCCAGCGGCGACATCAAGCTGTCACAGGGACAGACTCGACAGTTACTCAAATGCTTCGGCATCAACATCGTCGAGTATCGCGTTGTCCAGAATGCCGAACAGGCAACATATGCGGCAGAGGAAATCGGGTACCCAGTCGCGATCAAGGCGATGAGCGAAAAGTGGCGCAGGCGTAGCGATATGTCCGGAGTGCGACTGGACATCGGCGATCCGGAATCCGTGCGGAGGGCGTTCGAGGAATTGGATTCCTCGGCGGGGCGCAGCGGACCGATACACGTGCAGAAGATGGCGCCTCGTGGAACCGGCGTGACTATGAAGGTGGGGGACCACCCGATTTTCGGCTCTCTCATTTCGTTCGGCCTTTCGGGAATGATCACTCAAATGCTCGGCGATCGCGCGTACTCTGCTCTGCCGCTGACGCCCTCGCAAGCGGATGAGCTTTTGCACCGACCGGCCGCGGCCCCGATCCTTGACGGCATCTCAGGAGAGGCGCCGGCGAACAAGAAGAAAATCGTCGAACTCATGGTGCGACTTTCCGTGCTCGCGGAGGAGATTCCGGAGATGCGCCTTGCGTTGGTGGAACCCGCGCTGGCCGGGGCCACCGAGGCAGCCGTACTCTATGCAGAAATCCTGCTCGGTCCTGCTCCTCGGCGGGGGAACGAGGTTGGGCCCAGAAGGCTTCGCTAGAACTGGGCATCCAGATCTGGACCTTTGTTCAAAATATTGTCCCGAATATGAGCAATTTCGAGATTTCGGTGTGGCGAACAGCACATAATCTGTTTATGAGAAACCGCAACACGTTCTTAGATTTCCGTCGCCGGTCCGTCCGGGGACTTTGCGCGATCGCCGCGGGTGCCGGGCTGATTGCCACCTCGGTACCCGCTGCCGTCGCCGATCCGTTCGCTCCTGCCCGCGACGCCTTGGCCGAGGGGAGCGTAGAGTTCGGCTCGTCCGGGCTCGCCCCCAGCGTCCAAAACGGCGACACTGACCCCTTCTATGAGACCGAGGGGCTCGCCGCAGGTGCGCCGGGCGAGGTGCTCCGCACCCTTCAGGCGCCGTATGCGCCCGTGTTCAACGGCCTCGACTTCAGCGTTCCCGATACGGCCGAGAAGATTATGTATTCGACGACGGATACGCACGGCCGTTCAGTGCCCGTCAGTGGATATGTCGTCGAGCCCACTGTGCCTTGGACGGGCGCAGGGGAGCGGCCGACCGTCGTTATCGGTCGTGGCACGATCGGGCAGGGCGATCAATGCGCGCCCTCGCGCAACTGGCCGCTCGATAATCAGCCCGACCCGCTGCAATCAGGTAGGAAGGTTGCGCTCGAAGGGCTTTACGACTGGGTGTTCGCCACGGCTGGGGTGCGGGTGGTCGTCACCGACTACATCGGGATGGGCACGCCGGGTATCCACACCTACATGAACCGGGCCGAACAGGCCCATGCGATGCTCGATGCGGCTCGGGCTGCGCGCAATCTCGTCGGAGAGCGCGGCGGCCAGTTCGGCAAGGTCGCGTTCTACGGGCACTCCCAGGGCGGTGGCGCTTCGGCCTCGGCCGCGGAGTCGGCCTCGGAGTATGCGCCGGACCTCAATGTTGCCGGGACGTATTCGTCCGCGCCTCCGGCCGATCTCAATGCGGTGCAGCGGCACATCGACGGTTCGGATCTCACCGGCGCCATCGGCTTCACGATCAACGGACTCGTCGATCGATATCCGGATCTCGAGACCGACCTTGCGGCGAACTTGTCGCCAGCCGGGTACGACGCGCTCGACGAATTGTCGACGATGTGCACCGATGAGATCAACGACGCATACGGAGGGCGCACGACGGCAGAGTGGACCCTCTCGGGACAGAAGCTCGATGAGCTGCTGGACGAAATCCCGGCGGGTAGGGCCGCGATGGAAGAGCAGCGCTTGGGCGAACGTGCACCGGAAGCCCCGTCGATGATTGTCGCAGGGCCCCACGACCCGACCGTCGATTACCAGCAGTCGAAAGACCTGGCCGGCCTGTGGTGCAGTGCGGGCGCGAACGTGGTCTACCGCGACGACTTCATGCCCCCGATCGGGGATTACAACCACTTCATCCAGGCGGCCTCAGGCGCGCCTTTCGGTGTCGGCTTCCTGCTAGACCGGTTCAACGGGCTACCAGTTGCCGGGGGATGCCACTAGCGGCGAGATAGAAAAACGCCGGGGCAGGAGTGCTTTCGAAGCATTCCCACCCCGGCGTCATCCATTGGTGGTTCGTTACCGACGCCCAGTTCAGGGCGCCGGACGTCTTGGTTACGAGGCGTAAGAGCGCAGGCGCTCCGCACGGTCTCCGTCGCGGAGCTTGGCCATAACCTCGCGCTCGATCTGGCGCACCCGCTCGCGGGAAAGCCCAAAGCGGCGGCCGATCTGGTCGAGAGTGCGGGGCTGGCCGTCGTCGAGGCCGAAGCGCATCGTGATGACCTGCTGCTCGCGCTCCTCGAGGGTCGAGAGAACCTCGCGCACGTCCGAGTGCATCACATGGGTGACGACGGTGTTCTCTGCGCTGATCGCCTCGGCGTCCTCGATGAAATCCCCGAGAGGCGCCTCCTCGTCTGCGCCGACGGGCATATCGAGGCTGACCGGGTCGCGGGAGTGGTCGAGCAGCTCCTCGATCTTGTTCGCGGCAATGCCCGACTCCTCGGCGAGCTCCTCGAACGTCGCCTCGCGGCCGAGCTGCTGGTGCATCTCACGCTTGATCCGTGCGAGCTTGTTGACCTGCTCGACGAGGTGAACAGGGAGCCTAATGGTGCGGGACTGGTCGGCCATACCGCGAGTGATCGCTTGCCGGATCCACCACGTCGCGTAGGTCGAGAACTTGAAGCCCTTGGCGTAATCGAACTTCTCCATAGCGCGGATGAGGCCGAGGTTGCCCTCCTGAATCAGGTCGAGGAGCGGCATGCCGCGGCCGGTGTAGCGCTTTGCCAGCGAAACCACGAGGCGGAGGTTTGCTTCGAGAAGATGCGCGCGAGCGGACTGCCCCTCGGCGACGATCGTCTTGAGGTCGGCACGACGCTGCGGGCTGATGCGCTTCTTCGTGTCGAGGATG
It encodes the following:
- a CDS encoding bifunctional GNAT family N-acetyltransferase/acetate--CoA ligase family protein, producing MANEPAADNEIEAAPGNEPPRESPANLPPEGYRADWAADVLGSDGRAVRIRPVLPSDAEELQRFHSTLSERTRYLRYFGSHNVLGDSELERMTRIDYVNRMAFVALLGSEIIGMAVYEGQEGSPIAEVAFTISDDHQGRGLGSIFLEHLAGAAAESGIRRFEAEVLSENRQMIQVFRRAGYDVSRSFDGSAIHLEFDIDPSDALTSVRNSREAAAEARSVARVLNPSSIAVIGASDQPSKLGHAVLKNLVDTGFEGPVYPVNSDARSILSIRAYPALSDIPDPVDLAVVAVPAGSMQQVLEDCLAKGVSTLVVISAGFSDVGGEGIVSERKLVAEARAHGMRVVGPNALGVINNDPSIRLNSTLANRIPAPGKIGFFCQSGALGIAILDSAMRRGLGLSTFVSAGNRADLSGNDLLQFWDTEVDTEVVLLYLESFGNPRKFSRIARRVARNKPVVVVHRSSDAAAGQFADISPQAANELYNDIGLIPVTSLPEMFDIAALLAYQPLPEGPRLAIVANSTAVSNLGADAAEGEGLQVVNSVDLGAAAAPEEFSRAVAEAVQDDGVDAVLAVFVPPVQRNVEAYAEAIREAARESTKPVASTFLAVEGLPEGLTVRDERGQPLRGSIPSYGYPERAISALSRALTYQRWLSRPAEEPMEVSDVDISRARELVDSIWTRRAASGDIKLSQGQTRQLLKCFGINIVEYRVVQNAEQATYAAEEIGYPVAIKAMSEKWRRRSDMSGVRLDIGDPESVRRAFEELDSSAGRSGPIHVQKMAPRGTGVTMKVGDHPIFGSLISFGLSGMITQMLGDRAYSALPLTPSQADELLHRPAAAPILDGISGEAPANKKKIVELMVRLSVLAEEIPEMRLALVEPALAGATEAAVLYAEILLGPAPRRGNEVGPRRLR
- a CDS encoding alpha/beta fold hydrolase, giving the protein MRNRNTFLDFRRRSVRGLCAIAAGAGLIATSVPAAVADPFAPARDALAEGSVEFGSSGLAPSVQNGDTDPFYETEGLAAGAPGEVLRTLQAPYAPVFNGLDFSVPDTAEKIMYSTTDTHGRSVPVSGYVVEPTVPWTGAGERPTVVIGRGTIGQGDQCAPSRNWPLDNQPDPLQSGRKVALEGLYDWVFATAGVRVVVTDYIGMGTPGIHTYMNRAEQAHAMLDAARAARNLVGERGGQFGKVAFYGHSQGGGASASAAESASEYAPDLNVAGTYSSAPPADLNAVQRHIDGSDLTGAIGFTINGLVDRYPDLETDLAANLSPAGYDALDELSTMCTDEINDAYGGRTTAEWTLSGQKLDELLDEIPAGRAAMEEQRLGERAPEAPSMIVAGPHDPTVDYQQSKDLAGLWCSAGANVVYRDDFMPPIGDYNHFIQAASGAPFGVGFLLDRFNGLPVAGGCH
- a CDS encoding sigma-70 family RNA polymerase sigma factor encodes the protein MTSATTRQDARKEFEAEGQGPSADLVRVYLNGIGKTALLNAEDEVTLSKAIEVGLYAQHILDTKKRISPQRRADLKTIVAEGQSARAHLLEANLRLVVSLAKRYTGRGMPLLDLIQEGNLGLIRAMEKFDYAKGFKFSTYATWWIRQAITRGMADQSRTIRLPVHLVEQVNKLARIKREMHQQLGREATFEELAEESGIAANKIEELLDHSRDPVSLDMPVGADEEAPLGDFIEDAEAISAENTVVTHVMHSDVREVLSTLEEREQQVITMRFGLDDGQPRTLDQIGRRFGLSRERVRQIEREVMAKLRDGDRAERLRSYAS